A window of the Thermodesulfobacteriota bacterium genome harbors these coding sequences:
- a CDS encoding hydantoinase/oxoprolinase family protein encodes MIIGLDVGGTHTDVVLLDKDGLLREIKVTTDPSDLFNSVLTGLIKITEGIEPEKIKRIVLSTTLTTNAIVQRKFSPVGMIVSGGPGLDPELYRTNKNYFAVSGSIDHRGKEIEPVNEDEIKEIGNRFQKENIPCLGVVSKFSVRNPEHERKIHEILKGSFEKVFLGHRISGNLNFPRRIATTYLNAAVYPIHKAFYEAVQKSLEAKGLSPTIRILKADGGNMNFNSSIDIPGQTILSGPAASIMGSVAFSSKDEDTLIMDIGGTTTDMSILIDRVPLLAPLGIRLGHYKTLIRSLDTLSIGVGGDSAVKIKNGQLNVGPERPGPAMAFGGPVPTPTDALFVLDEMKNGDREKSVKGIKPMAKQLGLSVEAAALEIFEFTCKKILSEAEKMIERTNKKPVYTVHELQEGYKIVPQKILVLGGPALCFATHLERISPYKVEVVSRWAVANAIGAALARTTCEVNFYADTERGVATAPAENYFSSINRDFDRKDAVKNAFDLLKQKALQRGADPDHIEMEVLETMQFNMVRGFSASGKNIRVKVQVKPGLIHGYDDILANLTRSS; translated from the coding sequence ATGATTATCGGACTTGATGTTGGCGGCACCCATACGGATGTGGTTCTTTTAGACAAGGATGGTCTTCTTAGGGAGATTAAGGTAACCACAGACCCGTCAGATCTTTTTAACTCGGTATTGACCGGCCTGATAAAGATCACCGAGGGAATTGAACCTGAGAAGATCAAGCGCATTGTGCTAAGCACTACCCTGACAACCAATGCCATTGTCCAGAGAAAATTTTCCCCAGTGGGGATGATCGTCTCCGGCGGCCCCGGGCTTGATCCCGAACTGTATCGAACCAATAAAAATTATTTCGCCGTTTCCGGTTCCATTGACCACCGGGGGAAAGAAATTGAGCCGGTTAATGAGGACGAAATCAAAGAAATCGGAAACCGGTTTCAAAAAGAAAACATACCATGTCTTGGAGTTGTATCTAAATTTTCGGTACGAAATCCTGAGCATGAACGTAAAATTCATGAAATTTTAAAAGGCTCTTTCGAAAAAGTATTTTTAGGACATCGGATTTCCGGTAACCTGAATTTTCCCCGACGTATTGCCACCACTTACCTAAACGCAGCCGTTTACCCCATTCATAAAGCTTTTTATGAGGCCGTACAGAAATCTCTTGAAGCAAAGGGGCTGTCGCCTACGATTCGAATCCTCAAAGCGGACGGCGGAAATATGAATTTCAACTCATCCATCGATATTCCCGGACAGACCATACTTTCCGGACCTGCGGCAAGCATTATGGGGTCAGTGGCATTTAGTTCAAAAGATGAAGACACACTGATTATGGATATAGGCGGGACCACCACGGACATGTCCATCCTTATTGACCGTGTTCCCCTGTTGGCCCCTTTGGGTATCCGGCTGGGCCATTATAAAACGCTGATACGTTCTCTCGACACTCTTTCAATAGGCGTGGGAGGGGACAGCGCGGTAAAAATAAAAAACGGACAGCTTAACGTCGGTCCGGAACGACCCGGACCGGCCATGGCATTTGGCGGCCCGGTGCCCACTCCCACAGACGCTCTTTTTGTGCTGGATGAAATGAAAAATGGAGATCGGGAAAAATCTGTAAAGGGCATAAAACCCATGGCAAAACAACTCGGTCTTTCGGTTGAAGCAGCCGCTTTGGAAATATTTGAATTTACCTGCAAAAAAATCTTATCCGAAGCTGAAAAAATGATAGAACGGACGAATAAAAAACCGGTTTATACGGTTCACGAACTGCAGGAAGGGTACAAGATTGTTCCCCAGAAAATTCTGGTGCTTGGAGGACCCGCTCTCTGTTTTGCGACACATTTGGAAAGAATTTCTCCATATAAAGTAGAAGTTGTTTCCCGATGGGCAGTTGCCAATGCCATTGGGGCCGCCCTTGCCAGGACGACCTGTGAAGTTAACTTTTATGCCGATACCGAAAGGGGGGTTGCCACCGCCCCTGCAGAAAATTATTTCAGCAGTATTAACAGGGACTTTGATCGCAAGGACGCGGTTAAAAATGCCTTTGACCTTCTTAAACAAAAAGCGTTACAAAGAGGTGCAGATCCGGATCATATTGAAATGGAGGTGCTTGAAACCATGCAATTTAACATGGTAAGAGGGTTTTCTGCTTCCGGGAAAAATATCCGGGTGAAAGTTCAGGTAAAACCGGGGCTGATTCATGGATATGACGATATTTTAGCCAATCTGACACGGAGCAGCTGA
- a CDS encoding histone deacetylase, protein MIHAKHKTGLVFFPAFDWAISPTHPEREERLLYTQDQIFEEGLFDIEGIREFKPDLVTVKDVQRVHFCVPDVWNVMTESHFISAGGAKTIGMAVLDGKVEKGFALVRPPGHHARRIVHGARGFCNVNIEAIMIEFLREAYHIDRVAIVDTDCHHGDGTQDIYWNDPDTLFISLHQDGRTLYPGSGFPDEFGGSNALGTTLNIPLPPNTSEEGFLYTIKNVVKPVLEDFKPDIIINSAGQDNHYSDPITNMNFSAQGYATLTEMLKPDIAVLEGGYSIEGALPYVNLGIILAMAGIDYSRVKEPAYDPESIRQTPQVTQLIEITGQLVLSQWKQREAEREKIIASKDFDETSRNVFYDTDGIHETQKEKIRICKNCSGTYKIDSTSDRGSHIMAIHIPRKACKECKALGYRWYDMAAKDSFDIVFLRDRTEDEYLSKTL, encoded by the coding sequence ATGATACATGCCAAACATAAAACCGGACTTGTTTTTTTCCCTGCATTTGACTGGGCGATAAGCCCTACCCATCCCGAGAGGGAGGAACGGCTTTTATATACGCAGGATCAAATATTTGAAGAAGGACTGTTTGACATTGAAGGGATCAGGGAATTTAAACCCGACCTGGTTACAGTGAAAGATGTGCAAAGAGTCCATTTTTGTGTCCCTGATGTATGGAATGTAATGACGGAGTCCCATTTTATTAGCGCCGGCGGTGCCAAAACCATCGGGATGGCTGTATTGGACGGAAAGGTGGAAAAAGGATTTGCTCTTGTCCGACCACCCGGGCACCATGCAAGGCGCATTGTGCACGGGGCAAGGGGTTTTTGCAATGTCAATATTGAAGCGATTATGATTGAATTCCTTCGGGAAGCATATCATATCGACAGGGTCGCTATAGTGGATACGGACTGCCATCATGGCGACGGGACCCAGGATATTTACTGGAATGATCCGGATACGCTCTTTATTTCCCTTCACCAGGACGGACGCACACTTTATCCGGGATCGGGGTTTCCCGATGAATTTGGCGGCTCGAACGCATTGGGAACCACCCTAAACATTCCCCTGCCGCCAAATACATCCGAAGAGGGATTTTTATACACCATAAAAAATGTAGTTAAGCCGGTTTTGGAAGACTTTAAACCGGATATTATTATCAATTCTGCAGGGCAGGACAATCATTATTCAGATCCTATCACCAATATGAACTTTTCCGCCCAGGGGTATGCCACCTTGACTGAAATGTTAAAACCGGATATAGCCGTACTTGAAGGAGGATATTCTATAGAAGGAGCGCTTCCATATGTGAATCTGGGGATCATTTTAGCCATGGCCGGAATCGATTACAGCAGGGTAAAAGAACCTGCCTATGACCCGGAAAGTATTCGGCAGACACCTCAGGTGACACAACTGATTGAGATCACAGGGCAGCTGGTTTTAAGCCAATGGAAACAGAGAGAGGCTGAAAGAGAAAAGATTATAGCATCAAAGGATTTTGATGAGACAAGCCGCAATGTTTTTTACGATACGGACGGTATCCACGAAACCCAGAAAGAAAAGATTCGAATTTGTAAAAATTGCAGCGGAACTTATAAAATAGATTCGACTTCTGACCGCGGCAGTCACATCATGGCAATTCATATTCCCCGAAAGGCCTGCAAGGAATGCAAAGCGCTAGGATACCGGTGGTATGATATGGCCGCTAAAGACAGCTTTGATATTGTTTTTCTTCGGGATAGAACTGAGGATGAATATCTGAGCAAGACTTTGTAA
- a CDS encoding OmpA family protein, with amino-acid sequence MRKNISVIVALIAALFFLGACGGSNLKVKQIPMSENPTEQINRLNNDLQTARNNQLYVLSPTWFAKAEESFNNAVKDRNSGAALSDILNNVAQSRAQLTQAQKVANIANSSLPRVIKRRKLARASGATKMGKDYVKAEEQFLDLMRSVENNNVKSARKNEAKVIRSFQNLELRAIKEKTLGEVRKLLRQAEKEDARKFAPSTYALATNKLKATDAFISKNPYKKEKMLEKANDALFEAWRCIRVTRQCKKVKNMRPEQITLWYEKALYQTVNALDAPDMRDEPFKIQVENILSSITSLKEDRNFMIEKMKEQQAEIDALKKQTASLADRSRKEQAAKERLAAEKKFNKLFGEVRNLFKTNEAEVYKQGNQLLIRLRAIEFPVGKYVIMPENYGLLSTVQRAIRIFGEPNVVIEGHTDSTGSDEINEHLSEKRAYAVGQYLIANRTLPANKIVTVGYGEIRPLASNKTAKGRAVNRRIDVIIKPQSMLK; translated from the coding sequence ATGCGAAAAAATATTTCAGTCATAGTAGCGCTCATTGCTGCTCTATTTTTTCTGGGCGCCTGCGGAGGAAGCAATTTAAAAGTAAAACAGATCCCTATGTCGGAAAATCCGACGGAACAGATCAACCGTTTGAACAACGATCTTCAAACCGCTCGAAACAACCAGCTTTATGTTCTGTCGCCGACCTGGTTTGCAAAGGCCGAAGAGTCTTTCAATAATGCAGTCAAAGACCGAAATAGTGGCGCGGCACTTTCCGACATCCTGAACAATGTGGCTCAGAGCAGAGCCCAGCTCACGCAAGCCCAAAAAGTGGCCAATATTGCCAATAGTTCGCTACCAAGGGTGATCAAAAGGCGAAAGCTTGCCCGTGCTTCAGGGGCCACCAAAATGGGAAAGGATTATGTAAAAGCGGAAGAACAGTTCCTTGACCTCATGAGATCGGTGGAAAATAATAATGTGAAATCGGCCCGTAAAAATGAAGCCAAGGTGATCCGCTCTTTTCAGAACCTTGAATTAAGGGCCATTAAGGAAAAGACTCTGGGCGAGGTGCGCAAGCTTCTTAGGCAGGCGGAGAAGGAAGACGCAAGGAAATTCGCTCCCAGTACCTATGCTCTGGCAACCAATAAGCTAAAAGCAACGGATGCGTTTATCTCAAAAAATCCTTACAAGAAGGAAAAAATGCTGGAAAAGGCAAACGATGCGCTTTTTGAGGCCTGGCGCTGTATCAGGGTAACCAGGCAGTGCAAAAAGGTTAAAAACATGAGACCCGAACAGATTACACTCTGGTATGAAAAAGCCTTATATCAAACTGTAAACGCCCTGGATGCTCCTGATATGCGCGACGAGCCTTTTAAAATTCAGGTAGAGAATATTTTAAGCTCCATTACTAGTTTGAAAGAAGATCGTAATTTTATGATCGAGAAGATGAAAGAACAGCAGGCTGAAATCGATGCTTTAAAAAAACAGACCGCCTCTTTGGCAGACAGGAGCAGGAAAGAACAGGCTGCCAAAGAACGTCTGGCTGCTGAAAAGAAATTTAACAAATTATTCGGTGAGGTTCGCAACCTCTTTAAAACAAACGAGGCTGAAGTTTATAAGCAGGGGAACCAGCTTCTAATCAGATTAAGAGCCATAGAATTTCCGGTAGGCAAGTATGTAATTATGCCGGAAAATTATGGACTGCTTAGTACCGTTCAACGGGCCATTCGCATATTCGGTGAGCCCAATGTCGTCATTGAGGGGCATACGGACAGCACGGGATCGGATGAAATAAATGAACATTTATCGGAAAAAAGGGCTTACGCAGTCGGGCAATACCTGATAGCAAACCGAACCCTGCCGGCAAATAAAATCGTAACTGTTGGATATGGAGAGATTCGACCCCTGGCATCCAATAAAACTGCAAAGGGAAGGGCAGTTAACCGGCGTATCGACGTCATTATAAAACCCCAAAGCATGTTGAAGTAG
- the epmA gene encoding EF-P lysine aminoacylase EpmA codes for MPFYRQAVINKNLNIRARTVQAVRAFFIEKGYLEIETPCRIPAPAPEEHIDAEISRDWYLQTSPELCMKRLLASGYSRIFQICKCFRQNERGSKHLPELTMLEWYASGTDYFDMMAQTEDLICHVAENMNSNRQLVYQGGKIDLQKPWPKISVTEAFDKFTGTTLKNVISEDLFDELLTAEIEPNLGQERPVFLYDYPASFAPLARVKPDNPFLAQRFELYIAGLELCNAFTELNDAAEQRKRFEVELKKRHHLGKGVYPMPEKFLEFLKVMPAASGNALGIDRLVMLFADTAKIDDVVAFTPEEL; via the coding sequence ATGCCCTTTTACAGACAAGCGGTTATAAATAAAAACCTTAACATAAGAGCCCGGACAGTTCAGGCTGTCCGGGCTTTTTTTATTGAAAAAGGCTACCTTGAAATAGAAACTCCCTGCCGGATTCCAGCTCCGGCTCCCGAAGAACATATCGATGCTGAAATTTCGCGCGACTGGTATTTGCAGACTTCTCCGGAACTATGCATGAAAAGACTTCTTGCATCCGGATACTCCCGCATCTTTCAGATTTGCAAATGCTTTCGACAAAACGAAAGGGGAAGCAAACACCTGCCAGAATTGACCATGCTCGAGTGGTATGCTTCAGGAACCGATTATTTTGATATGATGGCGCAGACCGAAGACCTGATATGCCATGTGGCTGAAAATATGAATTCCAACCGCCAACTGGTTTATCAGGGGGGTAAAATCGATTTACAAAAACCATGGCCCAAGATTTCTGTCACGGAAGCTTTTGATAAATTTACCGGAACCACTTTGAAAAATGTGATTTCAGAAGATTTGTTTGATGAACTATTGACGGCTGAGATAGAACCAAACCTTGGCCAGGAAAGACCTGTTTTTCTTTATGACTACCCCGCCTCCTTTGCGCCTCTCGCCAGGGTCAAACCAGACAATCCTTTCCTGGCCCAACGCTTTGAGTTATATATTGCGGGTCTGGAATTGTGCAATGCTTTTACAGAGTTGAATGATGCAGCAGAACAAAGAAAAAGGTTTGAAGTTGAGCTAAAGAAAAGACACCATTTGGGGAAGGGCGTCTACCCGATGCCGGAAAAATTTCTGGAATTTCTTAAGGTCATGCCGGCTGCGTCCGGTAATGCGCTTGGCATTGATCGGTTGGTGATGCTTTTTGCGGATACGGCAAAAATTGATGATGTGGTGGCGTTTACGCCTGAAGAGTTATGA
- a CDS encoding Fic family protein: MTNPHEKLAESLEKLKKLQNQGVVAVRSGDLTRTHRERLVKNGFLKEVMKGWYIPARPDEAAGESTAWYASFWDFCAAYLQKRFGKKWSLSPEQSLLLHVGNMTVPRQLLVRSPKARNKITRLPHETSLFDTRAALPEVGQIAKKEGLRVFSLPAGLVNCGPEFFRQNATDARAALAMVRNASDVLSMLLEGGRTKVAGRLAGAFRNIGRDRIASDIVKTMRAADFDIRESDPFENTINLILPVREQSPYVNRIRLMWRQMREPILKQFPIPPGLPSDIDAYLKTADDIYVTDAYHSLSIEGYRASPELIERVRSGEWNPDENKDDHQHRNALAARGYWQAYQAVRKSMRRVVDGDNPGEVCDNDHSDWYREMFGPSVMAGLLKAVDLAGYRNDQVYIRRSMHVPPRYEAVRDCMPALFDLLREESEPSVRVVLGHFVFVYIHPYMDGNGRIGRFLMNVMLAAGGYPWTVVPMEKRNDYMAALESASVKQDIVPFALFLGSLVSDSIEEKPAPKIPN, from the coding sequence ATGACAAATCCACATGAAAAATTAGCCGAATCCCTTGAGAAACTGAAAAAGCTGCAAAACCAGGGTGTCGTCGCTGTGCGTTCAGGTGATCTGACCAGAACCCATCGGGAACGCCTGGTCAAAAACGGCTTCTTGAAAGAGGTCATGAAAGGTTGGTACATCCCTGCCCGCCCGGATGAGGCCGCGGGCGAGAGTACAGCATGGTACGCATCGTTCTGGGATTTCTGTGCAGCCTATTTGCAGAAGCGTTTTGGGAAGAAATGGAGTCTTTCTCCTGAGCAGTCACTATTGCTGCATGTCGGAAACATGACGGTTCCACGCCAACTTCTTGTGCGCTCTCCGAAGGCCCGCAACAAAATTACAAGGTTGCCGCACGAAACTTCTTTATTTGATACGCGTGCGGCCCTGCCTGAAGTTGGACAAATTGCAAAAAAGGAAGGCTTGCGTGTGTTCTCTTTGCCTGCGGGCCTTGTGAACTGTGGGCCAGAATTCTTCAGGCAGAACGCAACAGATGCACGTGCGGCTCTGGCCATGGTGCGCAACGCATCTGATGTGCTATCAATGCTCCTTGAAGGCGGACGTACCAAGGTTGCCGGCCGTCTCGCCGGCGCATTCCGAAATATCGGACGTGACCGTATTGCCAGCGATATTGTCAAAACAATGCGAGCCGCAGACTTCGATATTCGAGAAAGTGATCCGTTCGAAAATACAATAAATCTTATCCTGCCGGTACGCGAACAGTCGCCTTATGTGAACCGTATTCGCCTAATGTGGCGTCAAATGCGAGAACCAATCCTCAAACAATTTCCGATCCCGCCGGGTTTGCCCTCAGACATCGATGCCTATCTTAAGACTGCAGATGACATTTACGTTACGGACGCTTATCACTCGTTGTCTATTGAAGGTTACCGGGCCAGCCCTGAGCTGATTGAACGAGTTCGCAGTGGCGAATGGAATCCGGATGAAAACAAGGATGACCACCAACACCGTAATGCTTTAGCCGCGCGCGGATACTGGCAGGCCTATCAGGCCGTCCGCAAAAGTATGCGCAGAGTAGTAGACGGCGATAATCCCGGCGAAGTTTGTGATAATGATCATAGTGACTGGTACCGTGAGATGTTTGGGCCGAGCGTAATGGCCGGCCTCTTGAAAGCAGTGGATCTTGCCGGCTACCGAAACGACCAGGTATATATACGCCGCTCAATGCATGTACCACCACGTTATGAAGCTGTGCGGGACTGCATGCCTGCACTCTTTGATTTGCTGAGAGAAGAGTCAGAACCATCAGTGCGTGTTGTCCTGGGGCACTTCGTGTTCGTTTATATCCATCCATACATGGATGGCAATGGACGTATCGGTCGATTTCTTATGAACGTGATGCTCGCTGCGGGCGGGTACCCTTGGACCGTTGTCCCTATGGAAAAGCGAAACGACTATATGGCTGCGTTGGAAAGCGCGAGCGTAAAGCAAGACATCGTGCCGTTTGCACTGTTTCTTGGGAGCCTTGTTTCCGACAGCATAGAAGAAAAACCAGCACCAAAGATACCTAATTGA
- the hypB gene encoding hydrogenase nickel incorporation protein HypB codes for MQSGTRKIKVVRRVLDVNQKMAQQNRALFKEKGVFVLNVMSSPGSGKTTLLEKTLDEVMPEIKCAVIVGDICTTNDADRLAKTGASVVQINTDEFGGDCHLAAHVIEKSARSLNLDGVDLLIVENIGNLVCPAEFDIGEDARVVVLSVTEGEDKPVKYPLMFRECDAALLNKTDLLPYLDYDSELAVKYIHQVHPDIPVFELSAKTKEGLDPWINWIKEVMSRKKSG; via the coding sequence ATGCAATCCGGGACCCGGAAGATAAAGGTTGTTCGCAGGGTTCTGGATGTGAACCAAAAGATGGCTCAGCAAAACAGAGCGCTGTTTAAAGAAAAGGGCGTTTTCGTACTCAACGTGATGAGTTCTCCCGGGTCAGGCAAAACCACTTTGCTGGAAAAGACCCTTGATGAGGTCATGCCGGAGATAAAATGTGCTGTGATTGTGGGGGACATATGCACCACCAATGATGCAGATCGCCTTGCCAAAACAGGTGCATCCGTGGTGCAGATCAATACGGATGAGTTCGGTGGAGACTGTCACCTTGCCGCCCACGTGATTGAAAAGTCAGCGAGAAGTTTAAATCTGGATGGGGTCGATCTATTGATTGTGGAAAACATCGGCAATCTGGTATGTCCTGCCGAGTTTGACATCGGTGAAGATGCACGGGTGGTTGTCCTCAGCGTAACCGAAGGTGAAGATAAACCGGTTAAGTATCCTTTGATGTTTCGTGAATGCGACGCTGCCCTGCTGAATAAAACAGATCTACTCCCCTATCTCGATTATGACAGTGAACTGGCGGTAAAATATATTCATCAGGTACACCCGGACATCCCGGTATTTGAATTATCGGCCAAAACCAAAGAGGGCCTTGATCCTTGGATTAACTGGATTAAGGAGGTGATGAGCCGGAAAAAATCCGGATAG
- the hypA gene encoding hydrogenase maturation nickel metallochaperone HypA produces MGIALEIVEIATASIPADMKNVRVERINLKVGKLAAVVPDSLHFCFDIVAKDTPLKGAKLVINEIDVVARCNDCHTQWTVTEPVFSCKKCNSGSVEILSGRELDIDSIEIAE; encoded by the coding sequence ATGGGTATCGCACTGGAAATTGTTGAAATTGCAACCGCTTCAATCCCAGCTGACATGAAAAATGTTCGGGTTGAAAGGATCAATCTTAAAGTGGGCAAGCTGGCGGCAGTTGTCCCTGACAGTCTTCATTTTTGTTTTGATATTGTTGCCAAAGATACTCCCCTTAAAGGGGCCAAGCTGGTGATTAATGAAATCGATGTGGTTGCCAGGTGTAATGACTGTCACACGCAATGGACTGTTACCGAACCTGTTTTTTCCTGCAAAAAATGCAACAGCGGCTCCGTAGAGATTCTTTCAGGACGGGAGCTGGATATCGATTCCATAGAAATTGCCGAATAA
- the sucD gene encoding succinate--CoA ligase subunit alpha translates to MSIFVNKNTRILVQGITGREGQFHTRQCIEYGTKVVAGVTPGKGGQKMDAVPVFNTVTEAAEKTGANCSLIFVPPPFAADAIMEAVDAGIELIVTITEGIPVMDMMKVKNYMGGKNSRLIGPNCPGIITPGECKVGIMPGPTHKPGGPIGVISRSGTLTYEVVHQLTMQGIGQTTCIGIGGDPVNGTNFIDCLDAFEKDPETKGIVMVGEIGGNAEEQASEFITKNVTKPIVGFIAGLTAPPGRRMGHAGAIISGKSGTAQGKLEAMRKSGIHICENLGTFGELCAQVF, encoded by the coding sequence ATGAGCATATTTGTGAATAAGAATACACGCATTCTGGTTCAGGGAATCACCGGCAGAGAGGGACAGTTTCATACAAGACAGTGTATTGAATACGGCACAAAGGTAGTGGCGGGAGTAACCCCGGGAAAGGGCGGTCAAAAGATGGATGCGGTACCTGTATTTAACACCGTAACAGAGGCGGCTGAAAAAACAGGTGCAAACTGCTCCTTGATATTCGTACCTCCTCCTTTTGCAGCAGATGCCATTATGGAGGCGGTAGATGCTGGAATAGAACTGATCGTCACCATCACCGAAGGCATCCCGGTGATGGATATGATGAAGGTAAAAAATTATATGGGGGGCAAAAACTCCCGCCTCATCGGTCCGAATTGCCCGGGAATCATCACTCCCGGAGAGTGCAAGGTCGGAATTATGCCCGGTCCGACACACAAGCCCGGTGGACCCATTGGGGTTATATCCCGTTCAGGCACACTGACTTATGAAGTGGTGCATCAGTTGACCATGCAGGGCATTGGACAGACCACATGCATCGGCATCGGGGGAGACCCGGTAAATGGAACCAACTTTATTGACTGCCTGGATGCTTTTGAAAAAGACCCCGAAACAAAAGGAATAGTGATGGTTGGAGAAATCGGTGGCAATGCGGAAGAGCAGGCCAGCGAATTCATCACCAAAAACGTGACAAAACCAATAGTCGGTTTTATTGCCGGTCTTACCGCTCCTCCTGGACGAAGAATGGGACATGCCGGTGCCATTATCAGCGGTAAAAGCGGAACGGCCCAGGGCAAGCTTGAAGCAATGAGAAAAAGCGGGATTCATATCTGCGAAAACCTCGGAACCTTCGGGGAGCTTTGCGCACAGGTGTTTTAG
- the sucC gene encoding ADP-forming succinate--CoA ligase subunit beta: MKIHEYQAKELFKQYDIPIPEGSIAFSRDEAKSAAEKLGQFPVVIKAQIHAGGRGKGGGVKLAKSIEEAESLAEEMIGMTLVTHQTGSEGRLVKKVLVEQGLDIEKELYLSIIPDRETAKIVIMASTAGGMDIEEVAEKTPEKIIKVFINPLTGIQAYHCREVAFGLNLPGSVIKPFSKMLASLYRLFVNYDCSLLEINPLVITRQETVIALDAKINFDDNALFRHQDIVDYRDLDEEDPLEVEASKFNLNYINLDGNVGNMVNGAGLAMATMDIIKLAGAEPANFLDVGGGASAEMVENGFKIILGDKNVKGIMINIFGGILRCDVLAEGVVQAAQKTGINIPVVIRMEGTNVDEGRKILSDSGLNLITAVDLKDAAQKVAQLVGG, translated from the coding sequence ATGAAAATCCACGAATACCAGGCAAAGGAATTATTTAAACAATACGATATCCCCATTCCAGAGGGAAGTATTGCTTTTTCGCGCGATGAGGCAAAGTCTGCCGCCGAAAAACTTGGACAATTTCCGGTGGTGATCAAAGCCCAGATTCATGCCGGAGGTCGCGGAAAAGGCGGTGGGGTTAAACTCGCCAAATCGATTGAGGAAGCTGAAAGCCTGGCTGAGGAAATGATCGGAATGACACTGGTGACTCATCAGACGGGTTCCGAAGGCAGACTGGTTAAAAAAGTCCTGGTTGAACAGGGCCTTGATATAGAAAAAGAGCTTTACCTCAGTATCATACCAGACAGGGAAACAGCAAAGATAGTCATCATGGCCAGTACGGCCGGTGGAATGGATATAGAGGAGGTGGCGGAAAAAACCCCTGAAAAAATAATCAAGGTATTCATCAATCCGCTTACCGGTATTCAGGCGTATCACTGCCGTGAAGTTGCTTTTGGCCTGAACCTTCCGGGTTCAGTAATAAAGCCGTTTTCTAAGATGCTGGCAAGCCTTTACAGACTGTTCGTTAATTATGACTGTTCGCTGCTGGAAATAAATCCTCTGGTAATTACCAGACAGGAAACGGTTATTGCTCTTGATGCAAAGATTAATTTTGATGATAACGCCCTGTTTCGACACCAGGACATTGTGGACTATCGTGACCTGGACGAAGAAGACCCCCTTGAAGTAGAAGCCTCTAAATTCAACTTAAATTACATCAACCTGGATGGTAACGTTGGAAACATGGTTAACGGAGCAGGACTGGCCATGGCCACCATGGATATCATCAAACTTGCCGGCGCCGAACCGGCAAACTTTCTGGATGTAGGGGGCGGAGCCAGCGCTGAAATGGTTGAAAACGGTTTTAAAATCATTCTTGGCGATAAAAATGTAAAAGGAATTATGATCAACATTTTTGGCGGAATCCTGCGGTGCGATGTGCTGGCAGAGGGAGTCGTCCAGGCCGCCCAGAAGACGGGAATCAATATACCTGTAGTCATCCGCATGGAAGGAACCAACGTGGATGAAGGTCGAAAGATCCTTTCCGACTCGGGTTTGAATCTGATTACTGCTGTTGACTTGAAGGATGCTGCACAAAAGGTTGCACAATTGGTCGGCGGATAG